A single Chryseobacterium sp. DNA region contains:
- a CDS encoding D-alanine--D-alanine ligase encodes MNKKSVAVVMGGYSDEYVVSLKSGQLIYDSLDRNLYDVYKVVILKDEWYFLGENDKKYDLNKGDFSVILDNGGILKFDVCFNIIHGTPGENGILQAYWDAIGQKYTGCDFYQSALTFNKKDTLAVLSKYGIPSAKSVYLRKGENINAEEIIEELGLPVFVKPNQSGSSLGISKVKEKSELIAATEIAFKEDDEILIESFLNGMEVSVGVIDFKGETIVLGITEIVPKNEFFDYQAKYEGASEEITPARIDDETTKRVEDIAKRAYNSLGMSGFSRSEYILMDGIPYMLEMNTNPGFSPASILPQQARHYGISIMDLCGNEVEKALNKQK; translated from the coding sequence ATGAACAAAAAAAGTGTTGCCGTAGTAATGGGAGGCTATTCTGATGAATATGTTGTTTCTTTAAAAAGCGGGCAGTTGATTTATGATTCTTTAGACAGAAATCTTTATGATGTATATAAAGTAGTAATCCTGAAAGATGAATGGTATTTTTTAGGGGAAAATGATAAAAAATATGACCTCAATAAAGGTGATTTTTCTGTAATTTTAGATAATGGCGGAATATTGAAATTTGATGTCTGCTTCAATATCATTCATGGAACACCGGGTGAGAATGGTATTTTACAAGCTTACTGGGATGCAATAGGCCAAAAATATACAGGGTGTGACTTTTACCAGAGTGCTCTGACTTTCAACAAAAAAGATACCCTGGCCGTATTATCAAAATATGGAATCCCTTCTGCTAAAAGTGTTTATTTAAGAAAAGGAGAAAACATCAATGCAGAGGAGATCATAGAAGAATTAGGGTTACCGGTTTTCGTAAAACCTAACCAGTCCGGATCATCTTTAGGTATTTCAAAAGTAAAAGAAAAATCAGAGTTGATCGCTGCTACAGAGATTGCTTTCAAAGAAGATGACGAGATCCTTATTGAAAGTTTTCTAAATGGGATGGAAGTTTCTGTAGGAGTTATCGATTTCAAAGGCGAAACCATTGTATTGGGAATCACTGAGATCGTTCCTAAAAATGAGTTCTTCGATTATCAGGCAAAATACGAAGGCGCTTCAGAAGAAATTACCCCTGCAAGAATTGACGATGAAACCACAAAAAGAGTGGAAGACATTGCCAAAAGGGCTTACAATTCCCTTGGAATGAGCGGCTTTTCACGAAGCGAGTACATTTTAATGGACGGAATTCCTTATATGCTTGAAATGAATACCAATCCGGGATTCTCTCCTGCCAGTATTCTTCCTCAGCAGGCTAGGCATTACGGAATTTCCATTATGGATCTTTGCGGAAATGAAGTTGAAAAAGCGCTTAATAAACAAAAGTAA
- a CDS encoding PASTA domain-containing protein: MLKSLFNWKVLLNLVIAIGVFVGLVWLTFRWLEYHTNHGQEIPVPNVVNKSVHDAIKILDDTGLEYEVDSANYDPKYRPFQVLQIYPSPGSRVKDGRTVRLKVNPRTWAQIAVPDVINKYSGLAFQRLDQVGLKIGDTIYEPSIQKDALLRILYKGNAVNPGTRLPRFSVIDVVVGTGPMRNISIPNVVGLSVKEARAVITKSMFEVGLVEYEDGGKDESDIIYYQDPAAGDVRDQGMQIDLWASKRTPAELRAKVEQLNSIYRMKVDTSLPPVRYEEVHNEPAYEPPVIPAPAPKKEVPKAEPVKTETPKVQTTAPKPAASGTEKPKTSTNNQATGSTAKPAAPANTGQQPAQKPKAKKVVVE, from the coding sequence ATGCTTAAATCACTTTTCAATTGGAAAGTTTTACTGAATTTAGTAATAGCCATCGGCGTTTTCGTGGGATTGGTATGGCTCACGTTTCGTTGGTTGGAATATCATACAAATCATGGCCAGGAAATACCTGTTCCCAATGTTGTTAATAAATCTGTACATGATGCCATCAAGATACTGGATGATACCGGGTTGGAATATGAAGTAGACAGTGCAAATTATGATCCCAAATACAGACCATTTCAGGTACTTCAGATTTATCCTTCACCAGGTTCCCGTGTAAAAGACGGAAGGACAGTACGGTTGAAGGTTAATCCTAGAACATGGGCTCAGATCGCTGTTCCTGATGTTATCAATAAATATTCGGGACTGGCTTTCCAGAGATTGGACCAGGTAGGTCTTAAGATCGGGGATACCATCTATGAACCAAGTATTCAGAAAGATGCTCTTTTGAGAATCTTATATAAAGGAAATGCAGTGAATCCCGGAACACGTTTACCTAGGTTCTCTGTCATTGATGTAGTGGTAGGAACGGGTCCTATGAGAAATATTTCAATTCCTAACGTTGTAGGGCTTTCGGTAAAAGAAGCCAGAGCCGTTATTACAAAAAGTATGTTTGAAGTAGGATTGGTAGAGTATGAAGATGGCGGAAAGGATGAATCTGATATCATTTACTATCAGGATCCGGCTGCCGGAGATGTACGTGACCAGGGGATGCAGATCGACTTATGGGCAAGTAAGCGAACTCCGGCTGAGCTAAGAGCTAAAGTGGAACAGCTGAATTCTATTTACCGTATGAAAGTAGATACTTCTCTGCCACCGGTACGATATGAAGAAGTTCATAATGAACCTGCTTATGAACCTCCTGTGATACCAGCGCCTGCTCCTAAGAAAGAAGTCCCTAAAGCTGAACCAGTAAAAACCGAGACTCCAAAAGTGCAGACCACAGCTCCCAAGCCAGCTGCATCAGGAACCGAAAAACCTAAAACTTCCACTAACAATCAGGCTACAGGAAGTACAGCCAAGCCTGCTGCTCCTGCCAATACGGGACAACAGCCCGCTCAAAAGCCAAAGGCTAAAAAAGTAGTGGTAGAATAA
- a CDS encoding RluA family pseudouridine synthase — protein MSEDNEDFLDEELLESNSIENIDIDEENKGLYEHLNITVDAKQEPLRIDKFLLIYRQNSSRNKISQTCRAGNVVVNGSAVKQNYRVKPGDQISVLLTHPPRENVIIPQDIPINIVYEDDDLIVVDKEPGMVVHPGFGNWDRTLVNALAYHFEQNGEKSDLDRVGLVHRIDKDTSGLLVIAKNEYALSFLAKQFFNRTTKRLYWAFVWGNLQEDEGTIKGHIGRHPKNRMQMSVYEDGSQGKHAVTHYKVLERFRYMTWVECKLETGRTHQIRAHFKHIGHTLFNDERYEGHTPLRGVNLPKYKQFIKNVFEILPRHALHAHTLGFVHPTTKKELYFESPMPKDMVDAVKKWRNYLEN, from the coding sequence ATGTCAGAAGATAACGAAGATTTTTTAGATGAAGAATTATTAGAATCCAACAGTATTGAGAATATCGATATTGATGAAGAAAATAAAGGATTGTATGAACATCTTAATATCACTGTTGACGCTAAACAGGAACCTTTAAGAATCGATAAATTCCTGTTGATATACAGACAGAATTCTTCAAGAAATAAAATTTCACAAACCTGCAGAGCCGGAAATGTTGTAGTGAACGGAAGTGCCGTAAAACAAAATTACCGGGTCAAACCGGGGGACCAGATTTCGGTATTGCTTACCCATCCTCCGAGAGAGAATGTTATTATTCCACAGGATATTCCTATTAATATAGTATATGAAGATGATGATTTAATCGTGGTGGATAAAGAGCCGGGAATGGTGGTGCATCCGGGATTTGGAAACTGGGATCGGACACTGGTCAATGCACTGGCCTATCATTTTGAACAGAACGGAGAAAAGTCTGACCTTGACAGGGTAGGGCTTGTACACAGGATTGATAAAGATACTTCCGGATTATTAGTGATCGCCAAGAATGAATATGCATTAAGTTTTCTGGCCAAGCAGTTCTTTAACAGGACGACTAAGAGACTGTATTGGGCTTTTGTATGGGGAAATTTGCAGGAAGATGAAGGAACTATCAAAGGGCATATCGGAAGGCATCCTAAAAACAGAATGCAGATGTCCGTTTATGAAGATGGAAGCCAGGGTAAACATGCGGTGACGCATTATAAAGTACTGGAGAGATTCAGATATATGACTTGGGTAGAGTGTAAACTGGAGACCGGAAGAACGCATCAGATCAGGGCACATTTCAAACATATTGGGCATACCTTGTTTAATGATGAAAGATACGAGGGACATACTCCTTTAAGAGGAGTCAACCTTCCTAAGTATAAGCAGTTTATAAAAAATGTTTTTGAAATTCTGCCAAGACACGCCCTTCATGCCCATACCCTGGGATTTGTACACCCAACAACTAAAAAGGAATTATATTTTGAGAGCCCAATGCCCAAAGATATGGTGGATGCCGTAAAAAAATGGAGAAATTATTTAGAAAACTAA
- a CDS encoding PorP/SprF family type IX secretion system membrane protein, with protein sequence MRKLYAIVCLALLSNAYKAQESLPYYQQYLLDGEFLFNPAQYGKTDYVQLNANYQQQFSKFNNSPNVQSIGINANIFDRVGAGISVFRDSNGPISAGGITAGASYFIPLSSEGDRKDQFSFGTSVNFYNMNFDYSKINTEEGGDPLLRGEESNIFMVYANFGLAATYRGLFGGVSVNDIALSNDASIVNNYEPSPIKFFLNLGYNWNIADNITLAPSALINLNTNSTRMIDWNLMATFSNDINAFSFGLSYRTVQNRFDNQNLSISPIVKVRFNKFMIGATYNLGMSDIQSYGGNSFMIGLGYNFDNFINVRGFRY encoded by the coding sequence ATGAGAAAACTATATGCTATCGTATGTTTAGCTCTTTTGTCAAATGCATACAAAGCACAAGAATCACTACCATACTATCAGCAATATCTTTTGGATGGTGAGTTCCTGTTCAACCCAGCTCAATACGGAAAGACAGATTACGTACAGCTCAACGCCAATTATCAACAACAATTTTCAAAGTTCAACAATTCTCCGAATGTACAGTCAATCGGGATCAATGCGAACATATTTGATAGGGTAGGTGCCGGTATCTCTGTATTCAGAGACAGTAACGGGCCTATTTCTGCCGGAGGTATTACAGCTGGTGCTTCTTATTTTATTCCATTAAGCAGTGAAGGGGACAGAAAGGATCAGTTTTCTTTCGGTACCAGTGTTAACTTCTATAACATGAACTTTGATTATTCAAAAATTAATACTGAAGAAGGTGGTGACCCATTATTAAGAGGGGAGGAAAGCAATATCTTTATGGTATATGCGAATTTCGGTTTGGCGGCTACGTACAGAGGGCTTTTCGGGGGTGTTTCCGTGAATGATATCGCATTGAGCAACGATGCCTCTATCGTGAACAACTATGAGCCTTCACCCATCAAATTCTTCTTAAACTTAGGATATAACTGGAATATTGCTGATAATATTACTTTAGCTCCATCAGCATTGATCAACTTAAATACCAACTCAACAAGAATGATCGACTGGAATTTAATGGCGACATTCTCTAATGATATCAATGCATTCTCTTTTGGATTAAGTTACAGAACTGTTCAAAACAGATTTGATAACCAGAACCTGAGTATCTCTCCGATCGTTAAAGTAAGATTCAACAAATTTATGATTGGAGCAACGTATAACTTGGGAATGTCTGACATTCAGAGCTATGGAGGAAACAGCTTCATGATCGGTCTCGGTTATAACTTCGATAACTTTATTAATGTTAGAGGATTTAGATATTAA
- the hemW gene encoding radical SAM family heme chaperone HemW, giving the protein MIYIHIPFCKQKCSYCNFHFSTSLNFKDEMLHAMKTEMMLRKDELRNKALKSLYFGGGTPSILSVDEINSLMDEALKYFSFENDIEITLEANPDDLDKKFLKDLSGTPVNRLSIGTQSFFEEDLKLMNRAHTASEAESSIKRAQDFGFENLSIDLIYGSPTSNLEIWKENLNKTISLDVPHISSYALTVEPKTALENWISKGKVISPKEEEQNREFYYLSDFLKDHGFEHYEVSNFAKPGFYSRHNSAYWKYQEYLGIGPSAHSYNGFDVRSWNVANNQQYIKKLLARNWAKEEEILSQKDQFNEMIMIGLRTIWGVDLENLRSKFNDHILEHFQDEMKPKLEEGILIIENDHLKIPERHWFMADGIASDLFIVE; this is encoded by the coding sequence ATGATCTATATTCACATTCCTTTCTGTAAACAAAAATGCAGCTACTGCAATTTTCATTTTTCAACATCCCTGAATTTTAAGGATGAAATGCTCCATGCGATGAAAACTGAAATGATGCTTCGGAAAGATGAGCTTAGAAATAAAGCTTTAAAATCTTTGTACTTTGGAGGAGGGACGCCGTCTATTCTTTCAGTGGATGAGATCAATTCCTTAATGGATGAAGCTTTAAAATACTTTAGTTTTGAAAATGATATTGAGATTACCTTAGAAGCGAACCCGGATGACCTGGATAAGAAGTTCTTAAAAGACTTATCTGGAACTCCGGTTAATCGTTTGTCAATAGGGACCCAGAGTTTCTTTGAAGAGGATTTAAAGCTGATGAATCGTGCCCATACTGCTTCGGAAGCGGAAAGCTCTATTAAAAGGGCTCAGGATTTTGGATTTGAAAACCTAAGTATTGATTTAATCTACGGTTCGCCGACCTCCAATCTTGAGATCTGGAAAGAAAACCTGAATAAAACAATAAGCCTGGATGTGCCTCATATTTCATCCTATGCATTAACTGTTGAACCCAAAACAGCTCTGGAAAACTGGATCTCAAAGGGAAAAGTGATCAGCCCGAAAGAAGAAGAGCAAAACAGGGAGTTTTACTATCTGTCAGATTTTCTGAAAGATCATGGTTTTGAACATTATGAAGTTTCCAACTTTGCAAAACCCGGATTCTACTCCCGGCACAATTCTGCGTACTGGAAGTACCAGGAATACTTAGGAATTGGACCATCTGCGCATTCCTATAACGGATTTGATGTCCGAAGCTGGAATGTTGCTAATAACCAGCAGTATATAAAAAAGCTGCTTGCCAGAAACTGGGCTAAAGAAGAAGAGATTCTTTCTCAGAAAGACCAGTTCAATGAAATGATTATGATTGGCTTACGAACGATCTGGGGAGTAGACCTTGAAAATCTCAGAAGTAAATTCAATGATCATATTCTTGAGCATTTTCAAGATGAAATGAAACCAAAACTTGAAGAAGGTATTTTAATCATTGAAAACGATCATTTAAAGATCCCTGAAAGACACTGGTTTATGGCAGACGGAATTGCTTCTGATTTGTTCATCGTAGAATAG
- the murI gene encoding glutamate racemase, whose amino-acid sequence MKTKKQDYSHLSSSQPIGIFDSGVGGLTVAKEIKRLLPNEDLIYFGDTKHLPYGEKSREAIIEYSTKITNFLLEQNCKAIVIACNTATANALNEVMQSVAGKVPVIDVINPVAEKVAYEIHNNVGVIATKATVNSGLYKKSIRKHNKWIKVDELATPLLVPAIEEGFKNHPITHAIIYNYLSNNKLKNIETLILGCTHYPLLIDEIKQYYGNRVRVIDSPNIVANHLKIILDKYSLLNEANPKPNYHFYLSDLTKNFEKISKKFFGKTIDLELKVL is encoded by the coding sequence TTGAAAACTAAAAAACAAGATTATTCGCATCTTTCTTCCAGCCAGCCTATTGGTATTTTTGACAGTGGAGTAGGAGGACTTACCGTGGCTAAAGAGATCAAAAGACTGCTTCCCAATGAAGATCTAATCTACTTTGGAGATACCAAACACCTTCCTTACGGAGAGAAATCCAGGGAAGCGATTATTGAGTATTCTACAAAGATTACGAATTTCTTACTCGAACAAAACTGTAAGGCTATAGTAATTGCCTGTAATACGGCTACTGCCAATGCTTTGAATGAAGTAATGCAGTCTGTTGCGGGTAAGGTTCCGGTGATTGATGTTATTAATCCTGTTGCTGAAAAAGTGGCCTATGAAATTCATAATAATGTAGGCGTTATTGCAACCAAAGCCACAGTGAATTCAGGATTGTACAAAAAGAGTATCCGTAAGCATAATAAATGGATTAAGGTGGATGAGCTAGCCACTCCTTTGCTGGTTCCGGCCATAGAGGAAGGATTTAAAAACCATCCGATTACACATGCTATCATTTACAATTATCTCAGTAATAATAAACTGAAGAATATTGAAACACTGATTCTTGGATGTACGCATTATCCTCTTTTAATCGATGAAATCAAACAATATTACGGAAACAGGGTTCGTGTGATTGACTCTCCGAATATTGTTGCCAATCACCTGAAAATTATTTTGGATAAGTACAGCCTTTTGAATGAAGCTAATCCTAAACCGAATTACCACTTTTATCTTTCAGATCTTACGAAGAATTTTGAAAAGATTTCCAAGAAGTTTTTCGGTAAAACAATTGATTTGGAATTGAAAGTATTATAA
- a CDS encoding nitroreductase family protein produces the protein MNFLDKMKNRYTVKKYNPQGKISEEQIAVLKEILNLSPSSINSQPWNFIFVNDNSNVKDRLAEASYWNKEKIVDSSHLIVFQVLKNPEDFEKQIEENLPEGSVNYYKNFVKPKGEAGIKSWLRHQVYLSLGVFLSACADLGIDSTPMEGIEPERYDAVLNNEKYETLFAVAIGERDETDANQPKFNPKKRLTAEKVIVEA, from the coding sequence ATGAACTTTTTAGACAAAATGAAAAACAGGTATACTGTAAAAAAGTATAACCCGCAGGGAAAAATCAGCGAAGAGCAAATTGCAGTATTGAAAGAGATTTTGAACCTCAGTCCTTCTTCCATCAACAGCCAGCCATGGAATTTTATTTTTGTTAATGATAATTCTAACGTAAAGGACCGATTGGCAGAAGCTTCTTACTGGAATAAAGAAAAAATTGTAGACAGCAGCCATCTGATTGTTTTCCAGGTTCTTAAAAATCCCGAGGATTTTGAAAAACAGATTGAAGAAAATCTTCCTGAAGGATCTGTGAATTATTATAAAAATTTTGTAAAGCCCAAAGGAGAGGCCGGGATAAAATCGTGGCTCAGGCATCAGGTTTATTTATCATTAGGAGTCTTCCTTTCGGCTTGTGCTGATCTGGGAATAGATTCTACTCCTATGGAAGGAATTGAGCCTGAAAGATACGATGCTGTTCTGAACAATGAAAAATACGAAACCCTTTTTGCAGTAGCTATCGGAGAAAGAGACGAAACAGATGCCAACCAGCCAAAGTTCAATCCCAAGAAAAGGCTTACCGCTGAAAAAGTAATCGTAGAAGCGTAA
- a CDS encoding helix-turn-helix domain-containing protein — translation MYTVDNKSYPCCTSVTMRFIGGKWKAVMLHHLMGGAKRYNELRKSIPTITERTLSLQLKQLEEDGIINRTVFTEKPPLVVEYELTDFGKTLLPVLQAITKWGEEAPGNSKKIIRN, via the coding sequence ATGTATACAGTAGATAATAAGTCTTACCCTTGCTGCACCAGTGTAACCATGAGGTTTATAGGCGGTAAATGGAAAGCGGTAATGCTGCATCATTTAATGGGTGGCGCAAAAAGATACAATGAATTAAGGAAATCTATTCCTACGATTACAGAAAGAACCTTAAGTCTGCAGCTTAAGCAGCTGGAGGAAGACGGGATTATCAACCGAACTGTTTTTACTGAAAAACCTCCTTTGGTTGTTGAATATGAACTAACAGACTTTGGAAAAACGTTGCTGCCTGTTTTGCAGGCCATTACTAAGTGGGGCGAAGAGGCTCCCGGGAACTCAAAAAAAATAATCAGGAACTAA